Genomic window (Ananas comosus cultivar F153 linkage group 1, ASM154086v1, whole genome shotgun sequence):
TGAAGGTCGATCATTTCGACCTGCCTCACAATAGTGGAAGAACGTGTTAGAATTGAAAGATGTGTTCAAAAGTGGTCTAAGTTATGAGCTGGAAGATGAACTACTCATTGATTTCTGGTCTGACAGATGGTGTGGTGACACGTCTCTTAAGTCTCGCTTTCCGGACATTTTTGCTCTTGTTGATCATAAAGAGGCGCGAGTCGGTGaatacttctctctctcctgaTGGAGCTGGCGGAAGATGCTGAGAGGGGCGAGAAGTTACACACAACACAGTAGACAGAGAACTAAGGAATTAAAGACCGCCCTCACTAACTTTCGAGTTACTGGTCAACCTGATGTCATCTTCTGGAGATGGAACCCCGAAtataattttactattaaatCTGTATACTCGCTGGTCAGAACTGGGGGGGTCAAAGATGTTGCAACACCTGTCATTTGGAAATTGCAAATCCCgacaaaagtcaaaatttttctcTGGTTAACCTTAAAAGAGAGACTACCTACTGTGAACAATCTGCTTAAAAGAGGATAGTTAGGAAATAACTGTTGTGTCTTGTGTGCCGACAGTCTGGAGACAGTTGATCACCTGTTGGTGGGATGTGTCGTTAGCAAgttcatatttttttcattcCTTAAATACTCCCACGTTCCCCCCTCCACTGAGGACGCCACTACCGCCTGGGAGAAGTTGTCAGGGAAGGGGTCACCGGCTGACATTGCGAAAGCGCAGACAACCATGGCAGCCACGTGGTGGTTGATCTTGTGTGAAAGAAATAACGTGATTTTTCAGATGCTACCAATGGACGCTATCTCTACTGCCCATCATGTCGAAGTACTAATGAAAGAGTAGGCCAATTTCTATAGAGTTGGGCGGTGATGACATTTGTTGCAACCTTCCTTCGATGTTTGTTTTCGTCTCTTCGGTTTTTCGTGTTTTTATCTTTACATTACTCTTTTTTTCTGTCTTTTGCCCtttctctattatttttttttattttattgccTCCCCGAGGCCTTGACTGTCTCACTTTATGTAGCTAAATTCActtatttaatgaatgaagcaggtagcgtgtcacctttctctcaaaaaaaaaaagttttgaataTCGAAGCCACATTAATGGTGTATGGAAGAGTCtcgttttaaaattttgtttcctttttttttcagaaacaCTAAGTGTTGGGTGTCACAGTTCGGTTTGAATTTTGGAGAGGCTTGTATTAGAAACTTTTTTCAccacttttattattattattattattattattattattattatttaattagaaaCATCAAGTGTTGGGTGGGACCCTCCTCAGCATGAGAATGTCTCATTTATTGatttaaatctttttatttagGAACACTAGGGTTGGGACTGCATTTGGCAAAGTTGCATTGGGACCCCTCAACTctagaaaattttgaatgagATCCCTTTGTTTTGTATTGctgctcttttttattttatttttgtaattatagaTCTGAGTAAAATAGAATGCTCTTCTGGAATTGAATGGGATCATCTACTTTTGTATTAGTGACAGAAAATTCAGACTAAATATAAATGTTTGAACTTTTTATAAATcgaattttgagattttaaaatatcatttatatACTGATTAAGTGGTTTCAAATTTATCATATATTAGTattaaaaattactaaatttgaaaCCATCAAAAACTTAGCAAATTgtattgaaaaattacaaaattaagttTAAGAAATTTAAATAGCCGAAATTAAGTTTAGTCATGTCGTTCATCAATTCAGATGTTTCATTACTGGAAACGGCGAACGGTCGTATCATATATTTACTTATTTTCTTGAAAActgaaaagaaattaataaaaaaatgtacaacCATGGCATAGAATAAAGGTTCTTTTAGTGAGGCTTTaacttaagatttttttttctgaattaagCAATTTTAGtgaattaatgaaaattttattatacttgtctttcaattttattaaatttaaaaagttaaataccAATATACTACTCtacatttaaataattaatttatatattcctCTATATTTTAAGTTAACCTAATACAATAAGCATAACACAAGTAAaataaagagggaaaaaaatgaaaaacaattcaagaaaattttaaaataaaaaatttgcatGAAACAATCTAGTGCTAATATCCtgtaaaataactaaatataataaagtttttaatCTAGCTAACAAGTATAGCCcaaacttaaaataaataaataaataaataaataaataatagaagttagcccttgtttggtattattattgtttttttaaatatgcATTCTCTATAAAATAGTATGGGATGGATGAAGGGTGGGTTATTTTGAAAGGGcgtatttcataattttcgataGTTAGGGGGTCTCGGTGCATTTTTACCGCTTGCGTTCTCGTTTTCTACTATTAATGTTAGATCTGCGGAGTACGTTACCGTGAGTGGACCAAGCGTAGCTGTTCCCTGAACCCGGTCCACGGTTTCGTCTGTAGACCGCAAAGCAAGGGTTGggattggaaccaaaaaaaacaaaaaaaaaaaccttccaAACAATTTTGGTTCAGTTCGGTCCGGTTTATTGTTTGGTTCAAAGCGAGAAATCAACcaaactcaaattcaaattttagatttgatttgGTTCAATTTTTTCACATTGTGGGAACAATCTCTCAGAATGTTTCATTTATCGTTCACACTGTTTTAAAATTCACTTAGATTTTGTCAGAAAAGCGATTTCAATACCATGTTAAAGATTTTAAACCAACCGATTTTTTCTGAAATTACGAAATGCTAAAGAACACAGTATCATATGGAGTGTTCCCACATTCTCCATCAAATTTTTGTTATGACAATTCTCtaatttaggttttttttttttgggtactcACAACTTTTCCTTTGAATCTTACTTCTAACCTTGCTTTAGGTAGAGAAGGACAGCTGAAAGTTGTAAACTTTCCTTTTAAGAAGCCATCTGCTTCACCTAATAAATGTAACATGGAAAATGAGAAATGCTTTTGAGTTTTCCATAAACATGAGTTGTTGAGggatttatactatatatatttttacatacgTGCATAAATTAGTTAAAATTCTCGACATTCTAAGCGGTATTAGGCAAACACATCATACCCACttataaaatcatataaaatttcacTAATATGCTTACATTATAAGATTTCAATTGTGTGATTTGTACAACTTACAAAAATAATGATCTAGTTCAagcataaaataataattatagtagacaaaataaatagaaaattaccAATTATATGTATgaggaagaaaaggagaatCTAAAACTGGTGATGAGCAAAGCATTTTCCATACTTACCAATATGATAAACTTTGGCACGTGCTCCAAAAGTACCAcatgaatttatttttacatcaaCATAGAAAATTCAGTAATAATGTTTAATGTTTAAtgtttaattctatccaaagtGGAAGTATAAATGACTACCCACACAGAAGGCAGTTTCTTTATCAACTCAGTACACAGAATTTTCTTGAAAATCTAAAAACTCTTGCATTACCCACTACTATCtcattattttgaatttaagttgTAAACTAACAAGATAGTTACTagtaagtttaaaaaattaaagagagtcCCTTACCAACAGGTTAAAGGAATCATCACTCACAAAATTGAACAGCTTATCTCAACCAAACTTAAATTCTAAATCCAACATAAAATGATCTGGAGCAAACCAAATATTGATAGTCTAAATTTCTCATGAAGTATCAAAGAAAAACCAAGTCTTCCCATAAAAGCACCAAAAAGTAAAACTAGAGTCTCAAATagaccaaaatctgcaattagaacaataataaaatatcttcTTAACCGCAAGACTACACGCTTCGACAAAAGAAACTCATCGAAATCAAATAGATAAACTGCACGAAAAACAGGAGACGCGGCTTAGGCCTTAAGCTTGCCGTAGAATTTCTGCTTCTCCTCAGTCGTCTGGAAGCGGCCGTGGCCAAACTTCGAGGAGGTGTCGATGAACTTGAGCTTGATCTCCTCGAGAGCAAGGCGGGAGGTTTGCTTCAACAAGGATTGGCGGAGAGTAATGACCCTCTTCTTCGGGCCCATGCAGCAACCCTTGATCATCACATAATCGTCCTTCACAATACCATAGTGGGGGAAACCACCCATCGGCGTGATATCCTTCTCAGTCCTGTTTAGAAAgggtggggaaaaaaaaaaggactgtCAACCAGAGCCGCATAAAACACATGGGTCAGATGGAAAAGATATATAAATGAGCTAAAGAGGGTGTCAGCAATATCATTCGACTGGCCCTATTATAGTTCTTTCTTTTGTTACTTTAGTACAACTTTAATCAGTTGACCATTACTTTGAGGTAAAATACATTACTGGTCCTCAATCTTTTAGCCAAATTTCCATTCGGTCCATTACATACTTAGTCGACTAAATTTCTCCCTTAGAATAGACTTTCATGGACATAAAATGGACATCGGAATAACTGCGGTAGGAGTTAGGGACCGAACAGTAAAAATTGAAAGGTTAATCCCAAACTTAAGACTTGGCtgataataattatcatatttcAGATAGTAATTAAAGGAAAAGGAGGAATAATAACCTGTCAAACTCGGTTACAGCAGTATGTGATTCGTCGCCagctttaccaagcttgtataTCTTCTTGTTCAATTCAGTGCGGTGGTGGTAGCCATTCTGACCGGCTCGAGCAACAGTGTAGGAAACCCTAGCCGGGTGCCATGCGCCAATACAGGCAACCTTACGAAGCCCCCTGTGTGTTTTGCGAGGAAGGCGGGTAACTCCCCACCTCGTCACCACACCTTCGTAACCCTTACCTTTGGTCACACCGATCACATCGATCATCTCATCTTTTTGGAAGACGGCGTCGACAGGGATCTGCTTCTCAAAGAAGCCATAAGCATAATCCACCTTTTGTGCAATGGTTCCTCCGTTCACCTGGATTTCCATCAGATGAGCCTTCTTCTGTTTGAGGCCCTTCATCTTTCTTATCTGAATCAAAAGCAACATGACAAAAAACAAGTTCCATTAGAAGAATACAaaccacatatatatacacaactCTATCATTAAGGAGAAAATACAAGCAATGGAGGGGTAAAAGGTAAACTAATTGTTATAGAACAAAAGTGTGAACACATTTTTAGGCGGTACCTGAGTATGAGCTAGCACACGGATAACCGAAGCATACTTTTTCATCTTATCGAGCTGCACTTGAATttccttctttccttcttccGTTTCATATTTCTTAGAGTACTTTGTGAAAGCCTTCTTCTTGCTTTTGTACCAGTTCTTGTAGAATCTCCTCCTCACTTCCTCGCTCAGATGCTGGGCCCACACTGTATTAAGGGAGCGCAGGCCACGTGGCGTCTTGATGTATGCAACAATACCAACAACAACCATGGGCGGAGTTTCAATGATAGTTACAGCCTCGCATGTCTCCTTCTTGTGAAGCTCTGAATGTCACCAAGAGTTAAATCAAAAGGAGTCAATTATAAGTAATTATTGCACAATAAAAAAAACCTATACAAAGAAAACATAAGTACAATGGCACAAGTTGATGGCGaagcaaaaaagaaatagatgaaTAGTGAGATATATTATCAGTGCCACATGAAAGCAGAAACTTATCAACCTTAATGTAAACAAAAGccaataaaactaaaattttcaatataagcACGATGAAGAGTGTTTTGAGTTAGTTATGGAAgtaaatagtgaaaagatgAGTCATTTGTGAAAAATTTCACCTTAATTACCAAAAAACAATTCTAAGACCAGCAAAGGCAAGTTTTAAGATAAATATAAAGATTAATAGTTGACGCATCAACTTTTCTTCTAGTCATCAACACAAGAAGGtccaaaaaagagagaaaatgtaaTAGAGTAGCAGAAAAGATGTAAATAAAATGCATAGAACATATAACCTTACAAACACCATccaagtgaaaaaaatatacaatggTTCAGATTAAATATTAACAGCAAAGCTGACAGGCTTACTGGATCCTGGTTTGTCGACCTCACGAACAATGTGAGTCATTCCAGACTTGTAACCAATGAAGGCAGTGAGCTTGCAGGGTTTTGTCAAGTCATCCTTCGGAAACGCCTTCACTGCATTGAGAAAGCCAAGCATAATCATATCAGCACAAGAAAAAGACAAACGCAATGATAATTTCAGCAATTTAAAGGGGTATGCTACAATAAAATGAAACAAAAGTAACAGATGCCAGTTTCTTGGCCATAACACAACCATAATGCTTCTTAACCTTTAAGACACGATATGGTCCGAAAGCATTTAAGTTGCAATAGGAAAGATGAAAGGAGAACAAATCAAGCTGAAAAACCCTACCAATTAATGTTCCCCCAGAAAGACTGAAGTTATGAAACAAGCAACTTTGCAGCTTACTATAAATTCTCAATTTACGGATCCGATCTACTTACGAATGTGgtatatttcattaagaaagcATATTTGGAGCCCTAATGAACTGCAACCGAGGCCGTAAACTTTATAACATCAGATGGAAAAGCATTAGAGCTCTAAATCATGATGATAGCTTATAGAAGAAAAATAGGTAACTTTAATGGCATCCGGAGAAAACTTTTAACATGTTATACGTAATCATACTAATCGGAGTTACCTTTCCCACGGTGGCGAGATGCTCTCTTCCTTGGAAGAAAGCCAAGGGACCCGTGCCTCGGGTGCTCGAACTTCCGATGCGACATCTCCCTTCCCTCTACTCAccctaatataaataaattaacttCATTTACAGATTCAAAACAAAGTTACACCTTTGTACATCAGCAAGGCGATTTGACAAAAAACTACATAACATTAAAAGCTCTATGAATCAAAAGAATACAACATGTTGCATCCTACAATGCAATATCCAGTATATTTTACTCTACAAATAACGAGGCTTAAGCAAATAAATTTCATCTAAAACACGCCATTAATCTATGATCCAAAATAACTAATAGTACTTTATCACAGCTTTTGCTACATCATTTAGCATAGTACTAATTAAAgcaatgaaaattaaaaaacaaaataagagaTTTACATGCACTTGAATACAACAGATCgaagaacaacaacaaaaaaagcgCATTTTGAACGACGCAAAGGAAACG
Coding sequences:
- the LOC109716065 gene encoding 60S ribosomal protein L3, with amino-acid sequence MSHRKFEHPRHGSLGFLPRKRASRHRGKVKAFPKDDLTKPCKLTAFIGYKSGMTHIVREVDKPGSKLHKKETCEAVTIIETPPMVVVGIVAYIKTPRGLRSLNTVWAQHLSEEVRRRFYKNWYKSKKKAFTKYSKKYETEEGKKEIQVQLDKMKKYASVIRVLAHTQIRKMKGLKQKKAHLMEIQVNGGTIAQKVDYAYGFFEKQIPVDAVFQKDEMIDVIGVTKGKGYEGVVTRWGVTRLPRKTHRGLRKVACIGAWHPARVSYTVARAGQNGYHHRTELNKKIYKLGKAGDESHTAVTEFDRTEKDITPMGGFPHYGIVKDDYVMIKGCCMGPKKRVITLRQSLLKQTSRLALEEIKLKFIDTSSKFGHGRFQTTEEKQKFYGKLKA